Proteins found in one Plectropomus leopardus isolate mb chromosome 9, YSFRI_Pleo_2.0, whole genome shotgun sequence genomic segment:
- the LOC121947806 gene encoding neuronal acetylcholine receptor subunit non-alpha-2-like, which yields MKLAVLLFFLCPLSLAEKPAKSEFVSLAEMEDALLKNLFQGYQRWVRPIQHANDTVRVRFGLKISQLVDVDEKNQLMTTNVWLLQEWIDYKLRWNPDKYGGITSIRVPSENIWLPDIVLYENADGRFEGSLMTKAIVKFNGAITWTPPASYKSACTMDVTFFPFDRQNCTMKFGSWTYDGNMVDLVLIDNQVDRKDFFDNGEWEILSATGARGNRKDGMYSYPFITYSFILKRLPLFYTLFLIIPCLGLSFLTVLVFYLPSDEGEKLSLSTSVLVSLTVFLLVIEEIIPSSSKVIPLIGEYLLFIMIFVTLSIIVTVFVINVHHRSSATYHPMSPWVRNLFLQKLPRLLCMRGHTDRYHYPELAPESPELKTRSGGRKGVQKANSGAHGQTTSEGKEDEAWATMLDKAIYSVRYISRHIRKEHFIREVVQDWKFVAQVLDRIFLWAFLTVSVLGTVLIFTPALHMFLKIPPPTASEDPPSN from the exons ATGAAGTTGGCggtcctcctcttcttcctctgcccGCTGTCCCTCGCCGAAAAACCCG CTAAGAGTGAGTTTGTGTCCTTGGCCGAGATGGAGGACGCCCTGCTGAAGAACCTTTTCCAAGGCTACCAGCGCTGGGTCAGGCCCATCCAGCACGCCAACGACACTGTGAGGGTACGCTTCGGACTCAAGATCTCCCAGCTGGTTGATGTG GATGAGAAGAACCAGCTCATGACAACTAACGTTTGGCTGTTACAG GAGTGGATCGATTACAAGCTGCGATGGAATCCAGACAAATACGGAGGAATAACTTCCATCAGAGTCCCGTCTGAAAATATCTGGCTCCCAGACATCGTCCTCTATGAAAA TGCTGATGGTCGGTTCGAGGGCTCCCTGATGACCAAAGCCATTGTCAAGTTCAATGGGGCCATCACCTGGACGCCACCTGCCAGTTACAAATCCGCCTGCACTATGGACGTCACCTTCTTCCCCTTCGACCGGCAGAACTGCACCATGAAGTTTGGCTCCTGGACGTATGATGGCAACATGGTGGACCTGGTCCTGATAGACAACCAGGTAGATCGGAAGGACTTCTTCGATAATGGGGAGTGGGAAATCCTTAGCGCCACTGGTGCCAGAGGGAACAGGAAGGATGGCATGTATTCATATCCCTTCATCACATACTCCTTCATTCTGAAGAGGTTGCCGTTGTTCTACACACTGTTCCTCATCATCCCGTGTTTGGGTTTGTCCTTTCTGACCGTCCTGGTGTTTTACCTTCCCTCGGATGAGGGTGAGAAGCTGTCACTCTCCACCTCTGTGCTTGTGTCGCTTACTGTGTTCCTCCTGGTCATAGAAGAAatcatcccctcctcctcaaaGGTGATCCCGCTCATCGGAGAGTACTTGTTGTTCATCATGATCTTCGTCACGCTCTCAATCATCGTCACTGTCTTTGTCATCAACGTGCACCATCGCTCCTCAGCTACCTACCACCCAATGTCGCCGTGGGTTCGTAATCTCTTCCTTCAGAAACTGCCGAGATTGCTCTGCATGCGTGGACACACTGATCGCTACCACTACCCAGAGCTGGCTCCTGAAAGCCCTGAGCTGAAGACTCGCTCTGGTGGCCGCAAAGGAGTCCAGAAAGCCAACAGTGGAGCTCATGGACAGACAACTTCTGAGGGGAAGGAGGACGAGGCCTGGGCGACCATGTTAGACAAGGCTATCTACTCAGTGCGCTACATCAGCAGACATATCCGCAAGGAGCACTTCATCCGCGAG GTGGTACAAGACTGGAAGTTTGTGGCCCAGGTGTTAGACAGGATCTTCCTGTGGGCTTTCCTCACCGTCTCAGTACTGGGCACTGTCCTCATCTTCACTCCAGCTctgcacatgtttttgaaaatccCTCCTCCAACTGCAAGTGAGGATCCACCATCAAACTAG
- the LOC121948488 gene encoding uncharacterized protein C3orf85-like, whose amino-acid sequence MKFVILFALLSGVFAAPFMKEEEAKRFIRLKRQSGYWDPHHSQNQWGYTIQEQANEYWTAIRTDAQYYMDMSNMMFDRSVATENNRLYMEMLRNARAHLDSQTQVSSQHR is encoded by the exons aTGAAATTTGTGATCCTGTTTGCTCTTTTGAGTG GGGTATTTGCCGCCCCATTCATGAAGGAAGAAGAGGCAAAGCGATTCATCAGGCTAAAGAGACAGTCTGGATACTGGGATCCGCACCACTCTCAGAACCAGTGGGGTTACACCATTCAGGAGCAG GCAAACGAATACTGGACAGCAATACGTACAGATGCCCAGTACTACATGGACATGAGTAACATGATGTTTGACCGCTCTGTGGCTAC GGAAAACAACAGGCTGTATATGGAGATGCTGCGCAACGCACGAGCTCACCTGGACAGTCAGACACAGGTGTCAAGtcaacacagataa